The window TAGCATTCAATCGAGAATTATGTGTATTGCTGATATTTATGATGCACTGAGCTCCACGGATCGTCCGTACAAAAAGGCGCTGCCCATTGAAGAGACGGTGAATATCCTGAGAAACGAAATAAAAGCCGGCAAGCTCGATGGTGATATTGTTGAAATGTTCATTCGCAGGAAGCTTTATCAAAAAACTTCATTTCAAGAGGATGAAGATTAAATTTGCTTTTCCGAAACTCTATCGGTGAATTTCCTGTGATCAATTAAATGAAAATTGCTGCCGTTTCCGATATGCACGGGAATCTCGATCCTGTTCATGAAATTTTAAAAAAAGAGATTCCTGATTTACTTCTTTGTGCCGGCGACTGGGGTACCTCCGAGGAGATTTTCCAAAACGACTTTGACGCTATTGTTCAAAAAGTTACAACCATTACAGTTTTCGGAAACCACGATAATATCGAGCTTCTCTATCAAATTAAAAATCAAGACGGCACAGCCATTTTGATTGACAATGGTGCCACTAAAGATTATGATAATTTAGTCATCGGTGGGATTAATGGCATCTGGGCCAAATCTCATAAAAAGGCCTGGTATATTACCGATGAAGAAGTGGCAGCCGCCGCGGCTAAACTCTTAGAAAAAAAAGTTGATATATTGATTACACACGGCTGCCCACTCGGAATAGCTGACTTGACCCCGATTGGAACTCGTGGCGGACAAAGGTGCTTCACAGAAGCCTTCAAATTGGTTAATCCTAAACTTTACATTTGCGGGCACCTCCATCACAAAAGTTCTTACCAAACCAAAGATGGAGAATTAGTCGTAAATATTGGCTTTACCAAAGAAGGCGATTACGCAGTTTTTAATTTTGAAAACGAATCATTTGAATTTGAAAGCAAAGTGATTTGAGTATCCCTGATTACAAAATTGACGAAGTACGCGAGGCCACCGACGTTGTTGATCTGATCTCCGGTTACGTGACTCTGAAGAAAAAAGGCCAGAATTTTTTTGGACTCTGTCCTTTCCATCCCGAAAAAACGCCCTCATTCAGTGTCAATCCGGACAAACAGATTTTCCATTGTTTTGGCTGCGGCGCCGGCGGCAATGTGTTTACTTTTCTCATGCGCAGCGAGGGAATCAATTTCCCGGAGTCGATAAAGTTTCTTGCCCAGCGAGCGGGTATTCAAATTGAGTACGACGAAAAAGATGAGGCTCGAAGTCAGGAAAACGAGTCACTTTATTATCTAAATGAATTCGCCGCAAAGTTTTTTCAAGAATCTCTTCTTAGTAAAAAGGGTGAGCATGCTTTCAATTATCTAAAAGACAGAGGTTTGAGTTCGGAAGATATCGAGGCATTTGGTTTGGGATACGCGCCTCCGGGTTGGCAGGGGCTTATTACTCAGGCAAAGAATACATCAAACGACCTCGAATTGCTGCATCGCGCCGGGCTGACTCTAAAGAAAGAGGAGGGGGGCTACTACGACCGGTTTCGCGACCGAATCATGTTCCCAATTTTGAATTTATCCGGAAGAGCGGTGGCATTTGGCGGTCGTAAATTGAGCGAGAATGATGACTCACCGAAATATATTAACTCACCGGAAACTTCAGTCTATGAAAAAGGCAAAATGCTTTACGGCCTATTTCAAAATCGTGATGAAATCCGTAAGCAGAAAAAATCTGTTTTTGTCGAGGGGTACATGGATTTGCTCAGCCTGGTTGCCAATGATATCAAAAATGTAGTGGCATCTCTGGGGACATCTTTAACCGAAGAACAGTCACGGTTAATCCTCCGTTACAGCAAACATGCGGTTCTGATGTATGACAGCGACTCTGCCGGAATTGCCGCTGCTTTGCGCGGTGCGGATATTTTACTTGAAACCGGTCTGGATGCTTTTATTGTAAGTTTGCCCAAAGGACACGATCCCGATAGTTACGTTCTGGAAAACGGTACCGAGGCATTGTTGAAAAAGATTGAAAACGCAGATAATCTCTTTGATTATAAAGTACAGCATTCCTTAGACAAACCACCGGAAAATCGCAGAGAAGAGGTCCGTTCAATATTAGAATCTATTGCGAGAATAAAAGATGCCATTCAGAGAAGTCTAATAATTACCAAAGTCTCCGAACAGTTAAATGTTAGTGAAAAGGCATTGTGGAGTGACTTAGCACCTATTCTGCAACAAAAGCAAAAGGGTGAAAGGCGACAGTCAGAGATTTCCAAACGGTTGAATGACCTCGGTAAAACCCGGAAAAGTGGACGGGGTGAGAAAGCGGTTGCCGACCTCATTAGAATTATGATTCACGATTGGAATTTAGCGGAGTACGTTTTTGCAAATCTCGATTTAACGGAAGTAAAGGATTTGGATTTGTTCCCGATTGTAAACTACCTAAAAAACCAGCAGAATGGTGGAGGACGCCCTTCAGAGAAAGAGTTGAATCGGCAATTCAACGACGTTGAGTTGACGGCTTTTATTGTGCAGGTGTTTAACGAAGACTGGGAAGAGCTAAATTTGAAACGCTGGGCGACAGACTGTATTTCAGTGATTCATAAAGAAAAAATTCAAAAACAGATTGAAATCATTCGGGAAGAGATTCGGTTGGCGCAAGATTCCGGTCAGCCTGTAAATGACCTTTTGCATCAGTGCATGGAGTTGGAGGTGCAAAAGAAAACGCTCTCTGCAGAAATTTGAGCCCTATAGAAAAGTCCCAAAAGGATTCTTCTTGTTTTAAAGAAAGAGTTTTTATATTTTCAAATATCTTAATTCTGCTATTTTTTTTAATTTTGCATTTTTAATCCGAATGTTTGACTATTATGGGAACAAACAACCAGACGTTAGAAGATTATTTTAAAAAGTTTAGAGAGAATGTAATAGGGTATAACCAGACGTTCGAGTCACCCTATGGCAGAAAGCGAATCGTTTATGCAGATTGGACTGCGAGTGGTAGATTGTATGGTCCGATTGAAAATAAACTAATTAATGAGTTTGGACCATTTGTCGGGAACACGCACACCGAAACAACTGTCACCGGGACATCGATGACGAAAGCCTACCACCTGGCCCATAAAATTATCAAAAAACACGTTAATGCCGGACCCAATGATGTCATTCTCACAACAGGTTCCGGAATGACCAGGGCGGTCACTAAATTTCAACGGATTTTGGGATTTAAAGTCCCGGAGCAATTGATGGGACAATTAAATATTCCGGAGGAGCTGAGACCGATTGTTTTTGTGACCCACATGGAGCATCATTCCAATCACACTTCATGGTTGGAGACAATCGCAGACGTGGAATGTATTCTTCCCAATGAAGATGGACTGATCGATTTAACTAACCTCGAAAAACTCCTGGATAAATACAAAAACAGGCAGACAAGAATCGCTTCAGTAACCGCCTGTTCAAATGTTTCCGGGATTCAAACATGTTACCATGATGTCGCCAAAGTCATGCACGCAAAT is drawn from candidate division KSB1 bacterium and contains these coding sequences:
- a CDS encoding metallophosphoesterase family protein, whose product is MKIAAVSDMHGNLDPVHEILKKEIPDLLLCAGDWGTSEEIFQNDFDAIVQKVTTITVFGNHDNIELLYQIKNQDGTAILIDNGATKDYDNLVIGGINGIWAKSHKKAWYITDEEVAAAAAKLLEKKVDILITHGCPLGIADLTPIGTRGGQRCFTEAFKLVNPKLYICGHLHHKSSYQTKDGELVVNIGFTKEGDYAVFNFENESFEFESKVI
- a CDS encoding DNA primase — protein: MSIPDYKIDEVREATDVVDLISGYVTLKKKGQNFFGLCPFHPEKTPSFSVNPDKQIFHCFGCGAGGNVFTFLMRSEGINFPESIKFLAQRAGIQIEYDEKDEARSQENESLYYLNEFAAKFFQESLLSKKGEHAFNYLKDRGLSSEDIEAFGLGYAPPGWQGLITQAKNTSNDLELLHRAGLTLKKEEGGYYDRFRDRIMFPILNLSGRAVAFGGRKLSENDDSPKYINSPETSVYEKGKMLYGLFQNRDEIRKQKKSVFVEGYMDLLSLVANDIKNVVASLGTSLTEEQSRLILRYSKHAVLMYDSDSAGIAAALRGADILLETGLDAFIVSLPKGHDPDSYVLENGTEALLKKIENADNLFDYKVQHSLDKPPENRREEVRSILESIARIKDAIQRSLIITKVSEQLNVSEKALWSDLAPILQQKQKGERRQSEISKRLNDLGKTRKSGRGEKAVADLIRIMIHDWNLAEYVFANLDLTEVKDLDLFPIVNYLKNQQNGGGRPSEKELNRQFNDVELTAFIVQVFNEDWEELNLKRWATDCISVIHKEKIQKQIEIIREEIRLAQDSGQPVNDLLHQCMELEVQKKTLSAEI